Proteins found in one Clostridium kluyveri DSM 555 genomic segment:
- a CDS encoding NifB/NifX family molybdenum-iron cluster-binding protein, with translation MNYKVAVASSDGKFVNEHFRKASQFYIYKVEDGNYEFMELRKVDDIFCCEKEGHYDKILSIVKHLSGCRIVLVSQIGREAAVFLNRNGIEAFDINQSIDEALEKLIKYYSRIDKINKPCN, from the coding sequence GTGAATTATAAAGTTGCAGTTGCAAGTAGTGATGGTAAATTTGTAAATGAACATTTTAGAAAAGCAAGTCAATTTTATATATATAAAGTGGAAGACGGCAATTATGAATTTATGGAATTGAGAAAGGTAGATGATATTTTTTGCTGTGAAAAAGAGGGTCACTATGATAAAATTTTGTCTATTGTTAAACATCTTTCAGGGTGTAGGATAGTTTTAGTTAGTCAAATAGGTAGGGAAGCTGCTGTATTTTTAAATAGAAATGGAATTGAAGCTTTTGATATAAATCAGTCCATAGACGAAGCTTTAGAAAAGTTAATTAAATATTATTCTAGAATAGATAAAATTAATAAACCATGTAATTAG
- a CDS encoding ABC transporter substrate-binding protein: protein MKKKLLLLLSAILIFGLTGCGSSSNEKSSTSEDKELVVVDWGGAYSKARQVNYDAFEKKYGVKITVVNPTDYGKLKAMVQSKNVEWDVVNVDSDFAPRGGKQGLLEKLDYSVIKTDNIDKGLVNEYGIGSDTFDVAIAYNTSSYSENNHPTTWAEFWDTQKFPGARTMWKYPVGTLEAALLADGVEADKLYPLDVDRAFKSLDKIKSNVKIWWTAGAQAPQSLASGDVTLAAAWNGRVSTAKKEGSPVDVEYNQAIVLGDSWVVPKGAPHKELAMKFIAFMCEAEQQAEFSKNIDYAPTNSKALDLLSTEIKERIGRGDDETSNKLIHGYEEWWAENYDAVDTKFQQWLIK from the coding sequence ATGAAGAAAAAATTATTACTTTTATTAAGTGCAATATTGATCTTCGGTCTTACAGGATGTGGTAGTTCATCTAATGAAAAAAGTAGTACCAGTGAAGATAAAGAATTAGTTGTTGTGGATTGGGGAGGAGCTTATTCCAAAGCAAGGCAAGTAAATTACGATGCTTTTGAAAAGAAATACGGAGTAAAAATAACGGTAGTAAATCCAACGGACTATGGTAAGTTGAAAGCAATGGTTCAATCAAAGAATGTTGAATGGGATGTGGTAAATGTAGACTCTGATTTTGCACCAAGAGGAGGCAAACAGGGATTACTTGAAAAATTAGATTACAGTGTAATTAAAACAGATAATATTGATAAAGGATTGGTTAATGAATATGGAATAGGTTCAGATACTTTTGATGTAGCCATAGCCTATAACACGAGTAGTTATTCAGAAAACAATCACCCTACCACCTGGGCTGAATTTTGGGATACACAAAAGTTTCCTGGAGCCCGTACTATGTGGAAATATCCCGTAGGAACTTTAGAAGCTGCACTTCTTGCAGATGGAGTTGAGGCGGATAAGTTATATCCTTTAGATGTAGATAGAGCTTTTAAAAGTCTAGATAAAATAAAAAGCAATGTAAAAATATGGTGGACTGCAGGAGCTCAAGCACCTCAATCACTTGCAAGTGGTGATGTTACTTTGGCAGCAGCTTGGAATGGACGTGTGAGTACTGCAAAGAAGGAAGGTTCACCAGTAGATGTGGAATATAACCAGGCTATAGTTCTTGGAGATTCATGGGTAGTACCAAAAGGAGCACCTCATAAAGAATTGGCTATGAAGTTTATTGCCTTTATGTGTGAAGCTGAACAACAAGCAGAATTTTCAAAGAATATCGACTACGCACCAACTAATTCTAAGGCATTGGATTTATTATCTACAGAGATAAAAGAAAGAATAGGAAGAGGAGATGACGAAACCTCTAATAAACTTATACATGGCTACGAAGAATGGTGGGCAGAAAACTATGATGCTGTGGATACTAAATTCCAACAGTGGTTAATTAAATAA
- a CDS encoding ABC transporter permease: protein MWQLIISGSLFENVFVSLKRSAAGFALALLVAIPLGLVIGWFKKFERFIDPLLQIFRQTSALALFPVFILVFGIGETSKIAIIFWGVQWPILISTIEGVKNVDPILIKSARSMGASQFTIFRKVILPSAFPSIITGIRLSATSAILVLIAAEMMGASSGLGYLLYDTQVKYQIPKMYAAIITMSLIGIIVNYTIVAFENRVTKWK, encoded by the coding sequence TTGTGGCAATTAATAATTAGTGGTTCTCTTTTTGAAAATGTATTCGTAAGTCTTAAAAGATCAGCGGCAGGTTTTGCACTGGCACTTTTAGTTGCTATTCCACTAGGACTTGTTATCGGATGGTTTAAAAAATTTGAGAGATTTATAGATCCTCTTCTGCAAATTTTTAGACAAACTTCAGCACTAGCATTATTTCCTGTGTTTATACTTGTATTTGGCATTGGAGAAACATCTAAAATAGCTATTATATTTTGGGGAGTTCAATGGCCTATACTTATAAGTACTATTGAAGGGGTCAAAAATGTAGATCCCATTTTAATTAAATCTGCAAGATCTATGGGAGCTTCACAATTTACAATATTCAGGAAGGTCATATTACCTTCTGCATTTCCCTCAATCATTACAGGTATAAGACTTAGTGCTACTTCAGCAATATTAGTGCTAATTGCCGCTGAAATGATGGGAGCGAGTTCTGGACTAGGTTATTTATTATATGATACTCAGGTAAAGTATCAAATACCCAAAATGTATGCTGCGATTATCACAATGTCGTTAATAGGAATTATTGTAAATTATACCATAGTAGCTTTTGAAAATAGAGTTACAAAATGGAAATAG
- a CDS encoding ABC transporter substrate-binding protein: protein MMKKSKKFYLLVSFSIIAILSLFTGCGNTKSNSSEIYDSTKTYTGKFVNGKLTKPFHLKIQTQTSFNEAIIADKKGFFKEVGIIPEYTGVLSPNVSLPQSVIKEDNDLFDSGHVTTIASARKAGANLKIVLTSMVDSPDFDKTHMTWFVRDDGEIKSPKDLVGKKIAMSGKGSCAELWNAEFLRQNGVYVKKTRIVVMKDEQQEQALKQGNIDMAIVHPPFNMKIKNDGGVKILATSYEIGEKAGDGTASGLAVRAFSENFIERYPDVVKAYIVADLKAQQYINKNYQEALKIAADYLKMDIKNMAGNIY from the coding sequence ATGATGAAAAAGTCAAAAAAATTTTATTTATTAGTATCATTTAGTATAATAGCTATTCTGTCACTGTTTACAGGCTGTGGAAATACAAAATCAAATTCATCTGAGATCTATGATAGTACCAAAACTTATACAGGTAAATTTGTCAATGGTAAACTTACAAAACCATTTCATCTTAAAATTCAAACTCAAACTAGTTTTAATGAAGCTATTATAGCTGATAAAAAGGGATTTTTTAAAGAAGTAGGAATAATTCCTGAGTACACTGGAGTTCTATCGCCTAATGTTAGTTTACCTCAATCGGTAATTAAAGAAGATAATGATCTATTTGACTCAGGTCATGTTACAACAATTGCTTCAGCAAGGAAAGCAGGAGCTAATCTCAAAATTGTACTTACAAGTATGGTTGACAGTCCTGATTTTGATAAAACTCATATGACCTGGTTTGTAAGAGATGATGGAGAAATTAAATCACCAAAAGACCTGGTTGGTAAAAAAATTGCAATGAGTGGTAAGGGCAGCTGTGCAGAACTTTGGAATGCAGAATTTTTACGTCAAAATGGAGTATATGTGAAAAAAACTCGGATAGTTGTTATGAAGGACGAGCAGCAAGAACAGGCTCTTAAACAGGGCAATATAGATATGGCTATTGTGCATCCACCTTTTAATATGAAAATTAAAAATGATGGTGGTGTAAAAATTCTTGCTACCAGCTATGAAATTGGTGAAAAAGCTGGAGATGGGACAGCTAGTGGACTTGCAGTTCGTGCTTTCAGTGAAAATTTTATAGAAAGATATCCTGATGTAGTAAAAGCCTACATAGTGGCAGATCTTAAAGCACAGCAGTATATAAATAAAAATTATCAAGAAGCATTAAAAATTGCTGCAGATTATTTGAAGATGGATATTAAAAATATGGCTGGTAACATATACTGA
- the deoC gene encoding deoxyribose-phosphate aldolase — translation MDKKELAKMIDHTLLKPEANYEQIVKLCKEALEYGFASVCINPCYVNAAYQLLKGSDVKVCTVVGFPLGAATSETKTFEAVQAVNRGASEIDMVINVGYLKSGNHDYVEEDIKTLVNKINGRALVKVIIETCLLNDEEKIIACKLAKKAGAHFVKTSTGFNMSGATSEDVALMYDAVSPNLKVKASGGIRTYEDAIKMINAGASRIGASSSIKIINKK, via the coding sequence ATGGATAAAAAAGAACTAGCAAAAATGATAGATCATACCCTTTTAAAACCTGAGGCTAACTATGAACAGATAGTTAAATTATGTAAAGAAGCTTTAGAATATGGATTTGCTTCGGTGTGTATAAATCCTTGTTATGTTAATGCTGCCTACCAGTTATTAAAGGGCTCAGATGTGAAAGTGTGTACAGTTGTGGGGTTCCCTTTAGGTGCTGCCACATCTGAAACAAAAACTTTTGAAGCAGTACAGGCGGTAAATAGGGGAGCCTCTGAAATTGATATGGTTATAAATGTAGGTTATTTAAAATCAGGAAATCATGATTATGTTGAAGAAGATATAAAAACTCTAGTTAATAAGATTAATGGAAGAGCCCTGGTTAAAGTTATTATTGAGACCTGTCTCCTTAATGACGAAGAGAAAATTATAGCTTGTAAGCTAGCTAAAAAGGCAGGGGCTCATTTTGTAAAAACATCTACGGGTTTTAACATGTCAGGAGCTACTTCAGAGGATGTAGCACTAATGTATGATGCAGTTTCACCTAATTTAAAAGTAAAAGCATCAGGTGGAATTAGGACTTATGAAGATGCCATAAAAATGATAAATGCAGGAGCCTCCAGAATAGGTGCCAGTTCTTCTATTAAAATTATTAATAAAAAATAA
- a CDS encoding helix-turn-helix transcriptional regulator, with the protein MNNRLKEIRMREYMMNPKEFSKLIEVNLKTYYAWENGTSIPSMKKGLKIAEKLNKRLDDIWHLK; encoded by the coding sequence ATGAATAATAGGCTTAAAGAAATAAGAATGAGAGAATATATGATGAATCCAAAGGAATTTTCAAAATTAATAGAAGTTAACCTCAAAACATACTATGCTTGGGAAAACGGAACATCAATTCCTTCTATGAAGAAAGGATTAAAAATAGCTGAAAAATTGAATAAAAGACTAGATGACATATGGCACTTAAAATAG
- a CDS encoding ABC transporter ATP-binding protein, translating into MSTIGANLLMNNVVKYYKSFKAVDEVSFGVEKGEFLTILGPSGSGKTSLLKLIAGFEKINSGEILLNKENIEKKRPYERNIGMLFQNYALFPHMNIFQNIAYPLKIRKFSKDKIKEKVINMLKLVDLEGVENRYPKQLSGGQQQRVALARAIVFNPPLLLLDEPLGALDKQLRQKMQLEIKHIQQRIGITTISVTHDQEEALTMSDKVCIMNKGRIEQIDTPENIYEKPKSIFVAEFIGEINIIKGKIVQTEGKIAFIEIFNKRILKAEMDAEDQYLRGKAVSIALRPENINITLDKAQYENSMKAIVKEVIFVGDSLKVKAVNENNEEMMMKAAPSDKNLLTPGKEIILNWEITKSSLIGN; encoded by the coding sequence ATGAGTACCATTGGGGCTAACTTATTAATGAATAATGTAGTAAAATACTATAAAAGTTTCAAAGCTGTAGATGAAGTTAGTTTTGGAGTGGAGAAAGGAGAGTTTCTAACTATATTGGGACCAAGTGGCTCTGGAAAAACTTCATTATTAAAATTAATTGCCGGATTCGAAAAAATAAATTCAGGTGAAATTCTTTTAAATAAAGAAAATATTGAAAAAAAGAGACCCTATGAAAGAAATATAGGTATGCTTTTTCAAAATTATGCATTGTTTCCTCATATGAATATTTTTCAAAATATTGCGTATCCTTTGAAAATCAGAAAATTTTCTAAAGATAAGATTAAAGAAAAAGTTATAAATATGCTGAAGTTAGTGGATCTTGAAGGAGTAGAAAATAGATATCCTAAACAATTAAGTGGAGGACAACAGCAGAGAGTTGCACTTGCAAGGGCCATAGTATTCAATCCTCCATTGTTATTATTAGATGAACCTTTAGGGGCTTTAGACAAGCAGTTAAGACAAAAAATGCAATTGGAAATTAAGCATATACAGCAGAGAATTGGAATCACCACTATAAGTGTTACCCATGATCAAGAAGAGGCTCTTACAATGTCTGACAAAGTATGTATTATGAATAAAGGGAGAATAGAACAAATAGATACTCCTGAAAATATATATGAAAAACCTAAAAGTATATTTGTAGCAGAATTTATAGGAGAGATAAATATTATTAAAGGTAAAATAGTTCAAACAGAAGGTAAAATTGCATTTATAGAAATATTTAATAAACGAATTTTAAAGGCAGAAATGGATGCTGAGGATCAGTATTTAAGAGGGAAAGCTGTTTCCATAGCCTTAAGACCTGAAAATATAAATATTACACTAGATAAAGCTCAGTATGAGAATAGCATGAAAGCAATAGTTAAGGAAGTTATTTTTGTGGGAGATTCGTTAAAAGTAAAAGCAGTTAATGAAAATAACGAGGAAATGATGATGAAAGCAGCACCTTCTGATAAAAATTTACTTACTCCTGGTAAAGAGATTATATTAAATTGGGAAATTACAAAGAGTTCTTTAATAGGAAATTAA